The stretch of DNA ACACTGCGGACTTATTTATTTGTTGATACTACCAATCGAATTGATATGAGTTTGGGGTCAGAAATTATTGACCACCTACTCAGACTACCTTTACGATATTTTGAAAAAAGACCAGTCGGGGAAATTTCCACCAGGATTAATGAGTTAGAAAGAATTCGTCAGTTTTTAACAGGTACAGCTTTGACAGTAGTTTTAGATTCGGTTTTCTCTGTACTCTACGTTGTCGTTATGTTTTTGTACAGTCCGATTCTGACTTTTGTTACCTTAGCGATTATTCCAATTTTCGTTATTTTAACTTTAATTTTCTCGCCTACGATTAGACAACAATTACGAGCTAAAGCTGAACGTAATGCGGAAACACAATCTTATTTAGTAGAAGTCTTGACAGGGATTCAAACTGTTAAAGCACAAAATATTGAGTTACGTTCTCGTTGGCAATGGCAAGAACGTTATGCTCGTTATATCTCGACCGGTTTTAAAACTGTAATTACTTCTACATTAGCTAGTTCTGCTAGTAGCTTTTTAAACAATCTCTCTCGTGTATTGATTATTGGTGTAGGAGCTTATTTAGTTCTAGAGCAAAAGCTGACATTGGGACAGTTAATCGCCTTTCGGATTATTGCAGGTTACGTAACTTCACCGATTATGCGTTTAGCACAGCTATGGCAAAACTTCCAAGAAACAGCCTTATCTTTAGAAAGATTAGCCGATATCGTCGATCATCCTGATGAAGCAGAACAAGACCGAACCAATATTCCTATGCCCGCAATCAAAGGAAAAGTCCGCTACGATAATGTTTCTTTTCGATTTAAAGCCAATGGTCCTTTACAACTCAGTAACGTTAGCTTAGAATTTCCCGCTGGTAAATTTATTGCTATTGTGGGAGAAAGTGGTGCTGGAAAAAGTACCCTAACCAAATTAATCTCTCGTCTTTATGAACCAGAGATGGGTAGAATTCTGATCGACGGCTATGATATTCATAAAGTAGAACTATACTCTCTGCGTCGTCAGATTGGTGTTGTACCTCAAGATACACTGTTGTTTGAAGGTTCAATTCAAGAAAATATTGCTTTAACTAATCCTGATGCTACTACCGAAGAAATAATTGCTGCTGCTCAAATTGCTGCTGCTCACGAATTCATTATGAGCTTACCCAATGGTTACAATACTAGAGTAGGGGAAAGAGGCTCATCACTATCAGGTGGACAAAGACAGCGTATTGCGATCGCACGTACCGTTCTGCAACAGCCAGCAATCTTGGTTTTAGATGAGGCTACCAGTGCCTTGGATTATTCTACTGAGCAAGAAGTATCGCGTAATTTAAAAGAATCTTTTCAAGGACGTAGCGTCTTTTTCATTACTCACCGTCTTGGAACAATCAAAAATGCTGACATTATAGTGATGATGGATTCTGGTTCTGTAGTAGAACAAGGTACTCATGAAGAATTAATGGCATTAAAAGGTCGTTATTGTTATCTTTATCAACAACAAGAATCCTCGGTGTAAACTACTTATCCCATAAAAAACGGAATAGTAGATTTTTTGCGTCCTTCTCTATTCCGTTTTGCCGTTTGGCGATAGACTTGAGCCACTGTTCAACTACTCCACCCTACTTCTTTTTTAAGACTCTAGGTCGAGCAATTTAATAATAGCGATCGCAATGAGGTTAATTATTGATGACTAATCTTCCATTGAGATAAGAGGCGAAATGCCCAAATGCTCAATGTAGCTGCAATTAAAAGTCCTAACCATGAACCCCAAAGTGGAACTGCAACTGCACCAATTTGAAATGACCAGTGATTAAACAGTCTAACGAAATGTAAGAGTGCAACTATAGCAAAAACAGTTGCCGAAATTAAAATGTAATTTTTTTCACTCATTTTTAAATCCTCCTTGTTGTATCGATTGAGGATATTTTTTTTTGATTCCTATACTTCAATTTTGCACCAAACACAAAAAAGTTGTTGGTAAATTATCATAATCTGTAATAAATAGTTTTATATTTAAATTGAAGATTTTGCTCAATTCAGGCTTTTTATAATAACATTAAGCCATTAATAACAATTTGCTAATTAAAAGATTGGGTCACTAGCTCAATGGTAGAGCAGTGGACTCTTAATCCATTGGTTCAGGGTTCGAGTCCCTGGTGACCCACTGAATAAAAAAGTGTCTCTGGAAGTAGTCGCTGTTAACTCTAGATTTGACACTACCGTCGCCAGAGACGAGGGATTCTTGCTTCAGTAACTCTTAACTAGACTAACTAGGTTAGCCCCCGCTACTAACGTCCTTAATTATAGAAACTTTCTGAATTAGTTTTGAATTTAGGTCACTATAAAAGTTACTCTGACAATATTGATGATATTTTGCTGAAAAAATAGTAATATGCCTAATTCTCTAAAATTAAAATCTCAACATCTTTGTTTTGGGGGGACAGTTGCCTATTATTCCCATCAATCCTCAACTTGTCATAGCGAAATGAATTTTGCTGTTTATCTACCTCCACAAGCACAAACTCAAGCTGTTCCTATTCTCTATTATCTTTCTGGCTTAACCTGTAGTGAGGAAAACTTTACTGTTAAAGCAGGAGCGCAGCGTTATGCAGCAGAATATGGCATCATGTTGGTTATTCCTGATACCTCTCCTCGTCAAACAGGAATTCCAGAGGAAGAAGCTAGTTGGGATTTGGGTAGTGGTGCTGGTTTTTATGTAGATGCCACAATTGCTCCCTGGCAACAGTATTATCAAATGTATAGTTACGTAACCAAGGAACTACCAGCTTTAATCGCTGCTAATTTTACTGTCAATATTCATAAACAAGGAATTTTTGGTCATTCTATGGGAGGACATGGCGCATTAATTTGTGCTTTAAAAAATCCCACTCAATATCTTTCTGTTTCAGCTTTTGCTCCCATTTGCGCGCCTCGGAGTTGTCCTTGGGGAGAAAAAGCATTTACCGCTTATTTGGGTACAGATAGAGAACAATGGCGGGCTTATGATGCTAGTGAATTAATTAAAACACAACAACTTAATTATCCGATCTTAATCGACCAAGGTACAGCCGATCCTTTTCTTAAACAACAACAACTACTACCAGAAGTTTTTGAATCAGCTTGTCAACAAGTAGGTCAACCTTTACAACTTAGATATCAAGAAGGATACGACCATAGCTATTTTACGATCGCTACATTTATGGCGGATCATTTTCGTTATCATTCTACTTATCTATGTCAGTAATAATCTTGATTAAGAATTTTAAAATTCTCTATTTGCCAAGCAATGAAAGACTATTACAAGGAAGATCTTGCTTATATTCATGATATTGGTTACAGCGATTATGCTCTTAAGTCCGCTCCTGAAATACTGAATCTATTGTCTCAAAACAACATAAAAGAAGGTTTAATCGTGGATTTGGACTGTGGCAGTGGATTATCAGCTTTAGAATTCACCAAAGCTCATTATCGTGTTCTCGGAGTTGATATTTCTGAGTCACTGATTGCAATTACTCGAATTAGAGTTCCAGATGCTGAATTTCGAGTCGAGTCAATCTTTAAAGTAGACATTCCCTCTTGTAATGCTGTTATCTCAATCGGCGAATGTTTCAACTATCTGTTTGATGCCGATAACAATGTCAAGTTTTGGTTCAAACCTTTGAGCGCATCTACAATGCATTAACTCCTGGTGGTATTTTCATTTTTGATATTGCAGAGACTGGGCAAATTATACAGGGAAATACAACTAAATTAAAAAGAGTATCACGCGATCGCTATTGCTCTTGCTAAACTGAAACAAACCTTAACTTACTGATAACCCTCCAACTCAACAGCGATATTTCGATTCTTGTTGTCCTACCAAAAAAACCGAGCGGGCATTATCTTTAACTAAAACTGGGAGACAAAAGGTTGTCTAAAGCAGTCAAATATTTATTGAATATTTAAATTATTAAGCTAAAACTTTATTCAATCTTAAAGAACTCTTGCTTATAAATAGATTAAGCAGTAAATAATTTTTATCATGATTGCTTTTCTAGTTAATTAATTATGTATTACTTGGTCTTATGTCCAACACATTCGTTATTCATCCTTTAGGAACAATTTTACAAGAAGCTGATTTAATTTCTTCTCCCCAACTTCAATTAGCTTTACAAGACCAATCTTATTATCAAGAAATGCGGATTGGAGAAATTTTAGCTTTAAGAGGATGGTTAAAACAAGAAACTGCAGATTTTTTTGCCGAAGAATGGGTGAATTTAGTTACTGATAATCAAAGATATCCTCTAGGGTTTTATCTTCAAAAAGCTGCCTTATTGAATCAAGAACAAATTCAAGAAATTATTTGCGAACAAAAACAATGTTTGCTGCGTTTCGGTGCCGTAGCCGTCTTAAAAGGCTGGGTTAAACAAAATACTATTCATTTTTTCTTACAAAATTTATTTCCTCAAGAAGTCAAAGCTACACACTTTATCAAAACAACTGACCATAATCAAAATAATCAAAGCGATCGCCCTTTAATTTTGATAGATGAAATAAACACTTTAGCTAAAGAAAGTGAATTATATTTTACTAACCCTATTCCCAAAAAAACTAAAAAGTTTTTCACTTTATTTTAAAAAATAAGACCACCTAGAACATTTGATTCTATGGTGGTTTACTCTGTTGAATAAACGACTATTGTTGAGTAAATTATGACTACAAACAACAGTGTTTTTTTTTAGCTAAATAATTAGCTATTAGCAATCATAATACAAAGAAAATTCGTAAGGATGAGGACGTAAACGCATTGGGTTCACCTCATTGTCTAGCTTGTATTCAATCCAGTTTTGAATAAAATCTTCGGTAAAGACACCAGTATCAGTCAAGAAACTATGATCTTTTTCCAAAGCTTCTAATGCTTCTTCCAAAGAACCAGGAGTAGAAGGAATCTTACTCAACTCTTCAGGAGATAAATCGTAGATATCTACATCTAGTGGTTCACCTGGATCAATTTCATTCTTAATTCCATCTACCGCAGCACAAAGCATTGCAGCAAAAGAAAGGTAAGGGTTAGAAGTAGCATCAGGACAACGAAACTCAAAACGTTTTGCTTTCGGATTGCTACCAGAAAGAGGAATCCTAACCGATGCAGAACGATTACCTTGAGAATAAGCTAAGTTTACAGGTGCTTCAAATCCAGGAACAAGACGCTTGTATGAGTTGGTAGTAGGGTTAGTTATAGCTAGTAAAGCAGGTGCGTGCTTCAAAATCCCACCAATCGCATTGAGAGCCATTTTACTCAAATTAGCATAGCCATCACCCCAAAATAGAGGCTGTCCACTTTTCCAAATAGACATATGGGTATGCATTCCAGAACCATTGTCGTTAAACAAGGGTTTAGGCATAAAGGTCACACTTTTACCATATTTTTTAGCGACGTTTTTGATAACGTATTTGTAAATCATCAAATTGTCAGCAGCTTCGATAATTGGCGCAAAGCGAATACCAAGTTCGTTTTGTCCTCCTGTAGCTACTTCATGGTGGTGTTTTTCAATCGGTACATTGCAATCTGCCATAGTTAGCAGCATTTCTGTCCGCATATCCTGTAGAGTATCGGTAGGCGCTACAGGAAAGTAACCTTCTTTGTAACGAGGTTTATAACCCAAATTACCACCCGCTTCCTCACGACCGCTATTCCATCGACCTTCTACACTATCAACATAGTAATAGCTTTTGTTTTCAGCTTGATCGAAGCGAACATCATCAAAGACGAAAAATTCTGCTTCAGGCCCGAAAAATGCTACGTCGCCAATACCAGTGTTGTTAAGAAAATCAAGAGCTTTTTTGGCGATTGAACGAGGATCGCGACTATACCATTCTCCAGTACGAGGTTCTTTAATACTACAGATCATGCTGAGAGTTGGTTCTGCGTAAAAAGGATCGATCCAAGCAGTTTTAGGATCGGGAACCATTGACATATCAGATTCGTTAATTGCTTTCCAGCCTCTAATACTAGAACCATCAAAAGCAACACCATCAACAAAGGAACTTTCTTCAATTTGGTCGTAGTAGAAAGAACAATGTTGCCAGATACCTGGCATATCAATAAATTTGAGGTCGATGATTTTGATGTTATTATCCTGAATCATTTTCAAGACTTCTTGGGGAGTCTCAGCCATAGATAGCTCCTATTGATTAGTTTTTTCTCTTGCCTCGGAATCATCCTAGAGAATTGCGATGCCAAGATTTTGTTTTCATTGCTACAGAAATACCATGTCTGAATTGAATAATAATCTGTAGATTTACCAAAAATGTGTCTAATTTAACAAAATATTCAAGTATTTATAAATAGTCTTAAATTTATTTAAGATTTTGATGGTGTTTTTTGTTTTAAATCTTCAAAATACTGATGTATTCAAGATTCCTGTCGCTTCTTGTGGGATTATAAATAAATAGAAAATAAAATTAGGCTATTGTTAAGCCAAGTAAGACAATCGCAGTTGGGAGAAATTATTATAATGCGAGACGCGGTTACCAAATTAATTAAAAATTATGATGTTACTGGTCGCTATCTTGACCGTAACGCAATGGATACT from Stanieria cyanosphaera PCC 7437 encodes:
- the fghA gene encoding S-formylglutathione hydrolase, translated to MPNSLKLKSQHLCFGGTVAYYSHQSSTCHSEMNFAVYLPPQAQTQAVPILYYLSGLTCSEENFTVKAGAQRYAAEYGIMLVIPDTSPRQTGIPEEEASWDLGSGAGFYVDATIAPWQQYYQMYSYVTKELPALIAANFTVNIHKQGIFGHSMGGHGALICALKNPTQYLSVSAFAPICAPRSCPWGEKAFTAYLGTDREQWRAYDASELIKTQQLNYPILIDQGTADPFLKQQQLLPEVFESACQQVGQPLQLRYQEGYDHSYFTIATFMADHFRYHSTYLCQ
- a CDS encoding class I SAM-dependent methyltransferase; translation: MKDYYKEDLAYIHDIGYSDYALKSAPEILNLLSQNNIKEGLIVDLDCGSGLSALEFTKAHYRVLGVDISESLIAITRIRVPDAEFRVESIFKVDIPSCNAVISIGECFNYLFDADNNVKFWFKPLSASTMH
- the glnA gene encoding type I glutamate--ammonia ligase; translated protein: MAETPQEVLKMIQDNNIKIIDLKFIDMPGIWQHCSFYYDQIEESSFVDGVAFDGSSIRGWKAINESDMSMVPDPKTAWIDPFYAEPTLSMICSIKEPRTGEWYSRDPRSIAKKALDFLNNTGIGDVAFFGPEAEFFVFDDVRFDQAENKSYYYVDSVEGRWNSGREEAGGNLGYKPRYKEGYFPVAPTDTLQDMRTEMLLTMADCNVPIEKHHHEVATGGQNELGIRFAPIIEAADNLMIYKYVIKNVAKKYGKSVTFMPKPLFNDNGSGMHTHMSIWKSGQPLFWGDGYANLSKMALNAIGGILKHAPALLAITNPTTNSYKRLVPGFEAPVNLAYSQGNRSASVRIPLSGSNPKAKRFEFRCPDATSNPYLSFAAMLCAAVDGIKNEIDPGEPLDVDIYDLSPEELSKIPSTPGSLEEALEALEKDHSFLTDTGVFTEDFIQNWIEYKLDNEVNPMRLRPHPYEFSLYYDC